Proteins from one Pseudomonas sp. KBS0710 genomic window:
- a CDS encoding acetyl-CoA C-acetyltransferase — protein MTQLRRVAIIGGNRIPFARSNGPYATASNQAMLTAALEGLIERYNLHGLRIGEVAAGAVLKHSRDFNLTRECVLGSRLSPQTPAYDIQQACGTGLEAALLVANKIALGQIECGIAGGVDTTSDAPIGVNEGLRKILLQANRSKSMADKLKVLLQLRPHHLKPELPRNGEPRTGLSMGQHCELMAQTWQIPRAEQDQLALESHQKMAASYAEGWHNDLLTPFLGLTRDNNLRPDLTLEKLASLKPAFERSEKGTLTAGNSTPLTDGASLVLLGSEAWAKERGLPILAYLRDGEAAAVDFVNGAEGLLMAPVYAVPRLLARNGLTLQDFDYYEIHEAFAAQVLCTLKAWEDPEYCKTRLGLDAPLGAIDRSRLNVKGSSLAAGHPFAATGGRIVANLAKLLDAAGKGRGLISICAAGGQGVTAIIER, from the coding sequence ATGACTCAATTGCGCCGTGTAGCGATCATTGGCGGTAACCGCATCCCCTTCGCCCGTTCCAATGGCCCGTATGCCACGGCGAGTAACCAGGCGATGCTCACCGCTGCCCTCGAAGGCCTGATCGAGCGCTACAACCTGCACGGCCTGCGCATCGGTGAGGTGGCGGCCGGTGCGGTGCTCAAGCATTCGCGCGACTTCAACCTCACCCGCGAATGCGTGCTGGGCTCGCGCTTGTCGCCGCAAACCCCGGCCTATGACATTCAGCAGGCGTGCGGCACCGGGCTGGAAGCGGCGTTGCTGGTGGCCAACAAGATTGCCCTGGGGCAGATCGAGTGTGGGATTGCCGGTGGCGTCGACACCACCTCCGATGCGCCGATTGGTGTGAATGAAGGCCTGCGCAAAATCTTGTTGCAAGCCAACCGCAGCAAGTCCATGGCGGACAAATTAAAAGTCCTGTTACAACTTCGTCCCCATCACCTTAAGCCGGAGCTGCCGCGCAATGGCGAGCCGCGCACCGGCCTGTCTATGGGCCAGCATTGCGAGCTGATGGCGCAGACCTGGCAGATCCCGCGCGCCGAGCAGGATCAATTGGCATTGGAAAGCCATCAGAAAATGGCTGCGTCCTACGCCGAAGGCTGGCACAACGATTTGCTCACGCCGTTTCTGGGCCTCACCCGTGACAACAACCTGCGCCCCGACCTCACCCTGGAAAAGCTCGCCAGCCTTAAACCGGCGTTCGAGCGCAGTGAAAAGGGCACGCTCACTGCCGGTAACTCCACGCCACTTACAGACGGCGCCTCCTTGGTGCTGCTGGGCAGTGAAGCCTGGGCCAAGGAGCGTGGCTTGCCGATCCTCGCCTATTTGCGCGACGGCGAAGCGGCGGCGGTGGATTTCGTCAACGGTGCCGAAGGCCTGTTGATGGCGCCGGTGTATGCGGTGCCACGCTTGCTGGCAAGAAACGGCCTGACGCTGCAGGATTTTGATTACTACGAGATTCACGAGGCCTTTGCTGCCCAGGTGTTGTGCACGCTCAAGGCCTGGGAAGACCCGGAATATTGCAAGACCCGCCTGGGGCTGGATGCGCCGTTGGGCGCCATTGACCGCAGCCGGCTCAATGTCAAAGGCAGCTCGTTGGCGGCCGGGCACCCGTTTGCCGCCACAGGCGGGCGCATCGTTGCCAACCTGGCCAAATTGCTCGACGCAGCGGGCAAAGGCCGGGGGCTGATTTCGATCTGTGCCGCCGGTGGTCAGGGTGTGACAGCGATCATTGAACGCTGA
- a CDS encoding collagen-like triple helix repeat-containing protein yields the protein MKTQTQVVLWKASTALALVMAMSLGGCSSGGGGHHSSVAASSPDAGAGSGAGGGTGGGTGGGTDGGTGGGTGGGTDGGTGGGTGGGTDGGTGGGTGGGTGGGTGGGTGGGTGGGTGGGTGGGTGGGTGGGTGGGTGGGTGGGTGGGTGGGTGGGTGSTTTPLVTGQIAGTLGGTVGNVGAAVGDLGSTLNNVPIVGTTAGGLVTATGTAVTSIGTGVTSGLGSLGTNSNSLGITVAGVGNGVADLGDGLSTTGKSLSTTLGGVPVVGGLTGGVGGAVGGVVDKVGQAVTMLGDTVSTASTTGPLGSLTNTVGGKVLVPVVSLVENTTGNLGKATGLGNPVNGLLDKVGSTVTGLGTQVASAGGTGNPVTTIVGSALTGVGGTLDKSGGYVAPASGAAAPGIPELVGGLVANVGNGLNAGNTNGTVSAAGVTGGALGNTVASLGTVIGGTGVANTAATAPVAGLATNVGAALNPVTSGVASLTQNVGTTTGLGAPVNGLVTQVGGAVSSLGTNLTAANANPVTNAVGTTVTTVGNTVGSIGGLVTGGTSGSSGGLLGGLTGGTGTGTGTSASGSASTGTSGGLGGLLNGLTGKK from the coding sequence ATGAAAACTCAAACTCAAGTAGTGCTTTGGAAAGCAAGTACCGCGCTGGCCCTGGTCATGGCGATGAGCCTCGGTGGCTGCAGCAGCGGTGGTGGCGGGCATCACAGCAGTGTGGCGGCCTCATCTCCTGATGCGGGTGCAGGTAGCGGCGCGGGTGGTGGAACCGGCGGCGGCACTGGCGGCGGCACAGATGGCGGAACCGGCGGCGGCACTGGCGGCGGCACAGATGGTGGAACCGGCGGTGGTACTGGCGGCGGCACAGATGGCGGAACCGGCGGTGGCACTGGCGGCGGCACAGGTGGCGGAACCGGCGGTGGTACTGGCGGCGGCACCGGTGGCGGAACCGGCGGTGGTACTGGCGGCGGCACAGGTGGCGGAACCGGCGGTGGCACTGGCGGCGGTACAGGTGGTGGCACTGGCGGCGGCACTGGCGGCGGTACAGGTGGTGGCACTGGCGGCGGCACCGGTTCGACCACTACACCTCTGGTTACCGGCCAGATTGCCGGCACCCTCGGAGGCACTGTCGGTAACGTAGGCGCAGCAGTCGGTGACCTCGGTTCGACCTTGAACAATGTGCCTATCGTCGGCACAACAGCAGGCGGCCTGGTTACGGCGACCGGCACTGCGGTCACCAGCATCGGCACTGGCGTCACCAGCGGCCTTGGTTCGTTGGGCACTAACAGCAACTCCCTGGGCATCACCGTCGCAGGTGTGGGGAATGGCGTTGCCGACCTGGGCGATGGCCTGTCGACCACCGGGAAATCGCTCTCGACCACCCTCGGCGGTGTGCCGGTAGTGGGCGGCTTGACCGGTGGCGTGGGTGGTGCGGTAGGCGGTGTTGTGGATAAAGTCGGCCAGGCTGTCACCATGCTCGGCGATACCGTCAGCACGGCCAGCACCACTGGCCCACTGGGCTCGTTGACTAACACAGTCGGTGGCAAAGTACTGGTGCCGGTGGTGTCGCTGGTGGAAAACACCACCGGCAACCTCGGCAAGGCCACCGGCCTGGGCAACCCTGTGAATGGGCTGCTGGATAAAGTCGGCAGCACCGTCACCGGCCTGGGCACTCAAGTCGCCAGTGCTGGCGGCACCGGCAACCCTGTTACCACCATTGTCGGCAGCGCTCTGACGGGCGTAGGCGGCACACTGGATAAATCCGGCGGCTATGTCGCTCCAGCCAGCGGCGCCGCAGCGCCCGGTATACCTGAACTGGTTGGCGGCCTGGTGGCCAACGTGGGCAACGGCCTGAATGCCGGCAACACCAACGGCACTGTGAGTGCGGCAGGTGTAACCGGTGGCGCATTGGGCAACACGGTCGCCTCGCTCGGCACCGTTATCGGCGGTACTGGCGTCGCCAACACCGCCGCCACCGCGCCGGTGGCAGGCTTGGCCACTAACGTCGGCGCGGCGCTCAACCCAGTAACGTCCGGTGTGGCTAGCCTGACCCAAAACGTCGGCACCACGACAGGCCTCGGCGCACCAGTCAACGGCCTGGTGACCCAAGTCGGCGGTGCGGTGAGCAGTCTCGGCACTAACCTGACCGCCGCCAACGCCAACCCAGTCACTAACGCGGTAGGCACCACTGTCACCACAGTCGGCAACACCGTAGGCTCGATAGGTGGTTTGGTCACCGGCGGCACCAGTGGCAGTAGCGGTGGTTTGCTCGGTGGCCTCACCGGCGGCACCGGCACCGGCACCGGCACCTCGGCCAGCGGCAGCGCAAGCACAGGTACAAGCGGCGGTCTGGGCGGTTTACTGAATGGCCTTACCGGCAAAAAATAA
- a CDS encoding Flp family type IVb pilin produces the protein MILELLIKLHVQLQLLFHRKEGATAIEYLILVAIVALVILAAGTTLGPQITAFFARIQAAITAL, from the coding sequence ATGATCCTCGAACTGTTGATTAAACTCCATGTTCAACTTCAGCTACTTTTTCATCGCAAAGAAGGCGCGACCGCGATTGAATATCTGATTCTGGTGGCAATTGTAGCATTGGTGATACTGGCAGCCGGGACGACGCTGGGGCCTCAGATTACGGCCTTCTTTGCCAGGATTCAGGCGGCGATTACCGCGTTGTGA
- the cpaB gene encoding Flp pilus assembly protein CpaB, with translation MNTRLSMVLAGVLLVGALFAGYWGLVLSREPAPAPPPPPTAPVEKAVAVVEDQTRQSVVVLAHDVPPFIALTAADLSIEKLRTAPAGSMTSVDQAIGRTPWRALQAGTWLNDESFSPGGPLARMIRPNERALAVAVDEVIGAAGQLSPGDYVDVLLYLRQDVANVEQSAQVVIPAMRLLSVGDQMGLTNDGVPASPPAMTAEEKAQRHAPSRTVVLAVPEQLLSQLMLATQAGTLRLAVRSADERLLSHYWAGESDAPGKLQSANRDLYQFTQLAFVQAPKKVAQGGPARRTGVEVIRGNQATQQTPD, from the coding sequence ATGAACACGCGTCTCAGCATGGTACTGGCCGGTGTGCTTTTGGTCGGTGCGCTGTTTGCCGGTTACTGGGGTTTGGTGCTCAGCCGCGAGCCTGCCCCAGCGCCGCCACCGCCGCCAACTGCACCCGTCGAAAAAGCCGTCGCCGTGGTCGAGGACCAGACCCGCCAATCGGTGGTGGTGCTGGCCCACGATGTACCGCCCTTTATTGCCCTGACCGCCGCAGACCTGAGCATCGAAAAACTGCGCACAGCGCCAGCGGGCAGTATGACCAGTGTTGACCAGGCCATCGGCCGCACACCATGGCGCGCCTTGCAGGCCGGCACCTGGCTCAACGATGAGAGCTTCAGCCCCGGTGGCCCACTGGCCCGCATGATCCGCCCCAACGAACGCGCCCTCGCGGTTGCCGTCGATGAAGTGATTGGCGCTGCCGGCCAATTGAGCCCAGGCGACTATGTGGACGTGTTGCTGTACCTGCGCCAGGACGTCGCCAACGTCGAACAATCCGCTCAAGTGGTGATCCCTGCCATGCGCCTGCTCAGTGTCGGCGATCAAATGGGCCTGACCAACGACGGCGTTCCCGCTTCACCGCCGGCAATGACCGCCGAAGAAAAAGCCCAGCGCCATGCGCCCTCTCGCACCGTGGTGCTGGCGGTGCCCGAACAACTGCTGAGCCAACTGATGCTGGCGACCCAGGCCGGCACCTTGCGCCTGGCGGTGCGCAGCGCCGATGAACGCTTGCTGAGCCACTACTGGGCCGGTGAGAGCGATGCACCGGGCAAGCTGCAAAGCGCTAACCGCGACCTCTACCAATTCACCCAACTGGCCTTCGTCCAGGCGCCCAAAAAAGTCGCCCAGGGTGGCCCCGCGCGCCGCACCGGTGTCGAGGTGATACGCGGCAATCAAGCAACCCAACAAACACCCGACTGA
- a CDS encoding ShlB/FhaC/HecB family hemolysin secretion/activation protein, protein MRVMTPLLLLTLSAYVQAETLPSFLNSNDTIRNLPVPNLPADAYRPATPQTQLPQAPATQNQPLQMDTKVTIRKLQIEGGTIYPLDETAKAYAPLIGRETNLAQLIEATRAITRRYQQDGYLLSYAFLPQQTFENGLVRVVLVEGYIKDYEQSGDIGSVSAYVDKLANKLLAERPLTRKTFERYTTLMGRIPGVTLQAQVPPPGTTDGATHMKIEASRKPFTTSMSLVDNNRNGTQALLTATSNSQTSMGEQLYVSGLFPPGDDKEHYYRVGYSQFINAEGSQLILGAERYRADPRSNIQLDGGFELKPHQSIDRYTIGLSHPLIASPNESLTLATRLYAVDQTTRYQLVGYPNRFDIESDLRALAFEGDWRKSDTRQLRIVSAGLYQGINGLGARAHSDLGTAKPDLDFFRLRLSGVQSDKFFDNWQGVLSGAFYWSDATLPDSERATFGGQNFGRGYPDDQASGDKGWGVAYEVNYSFNRAGDWVKILQPYVVLDRAKTWFNELPVKGNDMSSAAVGLRFGDNKYYNIALEAAKPMSDIALDSFNRRPRYTLSFSYQL, encoded by the coding sequence ATGCGCGTAATGACGCCGTTGTTATTGCTCACCCTCAGTGCTTACGTTCAGGCCGAGACCCTTCCCAGCTTCCTCAACAGCAACGACACCATCCGCAACCTGCCGGTGCCCAACCTCCCCGCCGACGCTTATCGACCGGCCACACCCCAGACCCAGTTGCCGCAAGCGCCTGCCACCCAGAACCAGCCGTTGCAGATGGACACCAAAGTCACTATCCGCAAGCTGCAGATCGAGGGCGGTACAATCTACCCGCTGGACGAAACGGCCAAGGCCTACGCACCGTTGATTGGCCGTGAGACCAACCTCGCGCAACTGATCGAAGCCACCCGTGCGATCACGCGTCGCTACCAGCAGGACGGCTACCTGTTGTCCTACGCATTCCTGCCGCAACAGACCTTCGAAAACGGCCTGGTGCGCGTGGTGTTGGTGGAGGGCTACATCAAGGATTACGAGCAAAGCGGCGACATCGGCTCAGTCTCGGCCTACGTCGACAAGCTCGCTAACAAGCTGCTGGCCGAACGCCCGCTCACGCGCAAGACGTTCGAGCGCTATACCACGCTGATGGGGCGTATTCCCGGCGTGACCCTGCAGGCGCAAGTGCCGCCGCCGGGCACCACCGATGGCGCCACGCACATGAAGATCGAGGCCTCGCGCAAGCCGTTCACCACCAGCATGAGCCTGGTCGACAACAACCGTAACGGCACCCAAGCGTTGCTCACTGCCACCAGTAATTCCCAGACGTCCATGGGCGAGCAGCTCTACGTCAGCGGCCTGTTCCCACCGGGTGACGACAAAGAACATTACTACCGCGTGGGCTACAGCCAATTCATCAATGCCGAGGGCAGCCAGTTGATACTGGGCGCCGAGCGTTACCGCGCCGACCCCAGGAGCAATATCCAGCTGGACGGAGGCTTCGAGCTTAAGCCGCACCAGTCGATCGACCGCTACACCATCGGCCTCAGCCACCCACTGATTGCCTCACCCAATGAATCACTGACCCTGGCCACACGCCTGTATGCGGTGGACCAGACCACGCGCTATCAACTGGTGGGCTACCCCAACCGTTTCGACATCGAAAGCGACCTGCGCGCACTGGCCTTTGAAGGCGACTGGCGCAAGTCCGACACCCGCCAGTTGCGCATCGTCAGCGCCGGGCTGTACCAAGGCATCAACGGCCTGGGTGCCAGAGCCCACAGCGACCTGGGCACGGCAAAACCTGACCTGGACTTCTTCCGCCTGCGCCTGTCCGGGGTGCAGAGCGACAAGTTCTTCGACAACTGGCAAGGCGTGCTTTCGGGTGCGTTCTACTGGAGCGACGCCACCTTGCCCGACAGCGAGCGCGCCACCTTCGGCGGGCAGAACTTTGGCCGTGGCTACCCCGATGATCAAGCTTCGGGCGACAAGGGTTGGGGCGTGGCGTATGAGGTCAACTACAGCTTCAACCGCGCTGGCGACTGGGTGAAGATCCTGCAACCCTACGTGGTGCTTGACCGCGCCAAGACCTGGTTCAACGAACTGCCGGTCAAAGGCAACGACATGTCCTCGGCGGCCGTAGGCCTGCGCTTTGGCGATAACAAGTACTACAACATCGCGCTGGAAGCGGCCAAGCCGATGTCGGACATCGCCCTGGACAGCTTTAACCGGCGGCCGCGGTATACCTTGAGTTTTAGTTATCAGTTGTAA
- a CDS encoding type II and III secretion system protein family protein produces the protein MNRRFAPVFTLKIACALMLSNLSVGLVAAAPGNCGSLGQLPAALSVGEGLQQELQSPVAITRLAIGDPKIADVHLNGDRGFLLTGVASGTTSLMVWTACSTTPRQSMVFVKGKATSALTSLSLSPSEDPTLPSQVQTDIRFVEVSRSKLKEASTKILGIGSNFFLGSPKLVSPTAGTFRLPVSDSNFNIGFGGGRVSAMINALESSGFAYTLARPSLVAMSGQSATFLAGGEVPIPVPSSASNNISIEYKEFGIRLTLTPTVIDRNRISLKVAPEVSELDYTNAVTIQNIQVPALTIRRTDTSVSLADGESFVISGLISSTNTTNISKFPGLGDIPILGAFFRDSSVNRQDKELLMIVTPHLVQPLAANAQLPSLPGEKLRNYDPNWYRLYFLENGNFDRLNGLSQ, from the coding sequence ATGAACCGACGTTTCGCACCGGTGTTCACGCTGAAAATCGCCTGTGCCCTGATGCTGTCGAACTTGTCTGTGGGGCTCGTTGCAGCCGCCCCGGGCAACTGCGGCAGCCTGGGCCAATTACCCGCAGCACTGTCGGTGGGCGAAGGCTTGCAACAGGAACTGCAATCTCCCGTGGCCATCACACGCCTGGCGATTGGCGACCCAAAAATTGCTGACGTACACCTCAACGGTGATCGCGGTTTCCTGCTCACCGGCGTCGCCTCCGGTACCACCAGCCTGATGGTCTGGACCGCCTGTTCGACCACGCCGCGCCAAAGCATGGTGTTCGTCAAAGGCAAGGCCACCTCGGCATTGACCAGCCTGTCACTGTCGCCGTCCGAAGACCCGACGCTGCCCAGCCAGGTGCAGACCGACATCCGTTTCGTCGAAGTCAGCCGCTCCAAACTCAAGGAAGCCAGCACCAAGATCCTCGGCATCGGCAGCAACTTTTTCCTGGGCAGCCCTAAACTGGTATCCCCGACAGCCGGCACCTTTCGACTGCCGGTGAGTGACAGTAACTTCAATATCGGCTTTGGTGGCGGGCGTGTCTCCGCCATGATCAACGCACTGGAAAGCAGCGGATTTGCCTACACCCTGGCACGCCCAAGCCTGGTGGCTATGAGCGGGCAAAGCGCGACGTTCCTGGCCGGCGGCGAAGTGCCGATCCCGGTGCCCAGCAGCGCCAGCAACAACATCTCGATCGAGTACAAGGAATTCGGCATTCGCCTGACACTTACGCCGACGGTGATCGACCGTAACCGTATTTCTCTCAAAGTGGCGCCGGAAGTCAGCGAGCTGGACTACACCAACGCCGTGACGATCCAGAACATTCAGGTACCGGCGCTGACCATCCGCCGCACCGACACCAGCGTATCGCTGGCCGACGGCGAAAGTTTCGTGATCAGCGGCCTGATCAGCAGCACCAACACCACCAACATCAGCAAGTTTCCAGGCCTGGGCGATATCCCGATTCTCGGTGCGTTCTTTCGCGATTCGTCAGTCAACCGCCAGGACAAAGAGCTGCTGATGATCGTCACCCCGCACCTGGTGCAGCCGCTGGCCGCCAACGCCCAACTACCGTCCTTGCCCGGCGAGAAGCTGCGCAACTACGACCCGAACTGGTACCGCCTGTACTTCCTGGAAAACGGCAATTTCGACCGACTCAATGGGTTGTCTCAATGA
- a CDS encoding PA4780 family RIO1-like protein kinase — protein sequence MKTPKRIEPLIEDGLVDEVLRPLMSGKEAAVYVVRCGNELRCAKVYKEANKRSFRQASEYQEGRKVRNSRQARAMAKGSKFGKKETEDAWQNAEVAALFRLAGAGVRVPQPFDFLEGVLLMELVADEYGDAAPRLNDVTLEPDQAREYHAFLISQIVLMLCTGLVHGDLSEFNVLLTPTGPVIIDLPQAVDAAGNNHAFSMLERDVGNMASYFGRFAPELKKTKYAKEMWALYEAGTLHPTSVLTGEFDEPEELADVGGVIREIEAARLDEERKQAIRAADDAPATKTAEEPPPPWMQ from the coding sequence ATGAAGACTCCTAAACGCATTGAACCCCTGATCGAAGACGGTCTGGTCGACGAAGTGCTGCGCCCTCTCATGAGCGGTAAAGAAGCAGCTGTTTATGTGGTGCGCTGCGGCAATGAATTGCGTTGCGCCAAGGTTTACAAGGAGGCGAATAAACGAAGTTTTCGTCAGGCATCCGAATACCAGGAAGGCCGTAAGGTCCGTAACAGCCGTCAGGCCCGGGCCATGGCCAAAGGCTCCAAGTTCGGCAAAAAAGAAACCGAAGACGCTTGGCAGAACGCCGAAGTGGCGGCGTTGTTCCGCCTCGCCGGTGCGGGCGTTCGCGTGCCTCAGCCGTTCGACTTCCTCGAAGGCGTGCTGCTGATGGAACTGGTGGCCGACGAGTACGGCGACGCCGCGCCGCGTCTTAACGACGTGACGCTGGAGCCGGACCAGGCGCGCGAATACCACGCCTTCCTGATTTCCCAGATCGTACTGATGCTGTGTACCGGCTTGGTGCACGGTGACCTGTCCGAGTTCAACGTACTGCTCACGCCGACCGGCCCGGTGATCATCGACCTGCCCCAGGCAGTGGATGCGGCAGGCAACAACCACGCGTTCAGCATGCTGGAGCGGGATGTGGGCAACATGGCTTCCTACTTCGGGCGTTTTGCCCCGGAGTTGAAGAAGACCAAATACGCCAAGGAAATGTGGGCGCTGTACGAAGCCGGCACCTTGCACCCAACCAGCGTGTTGACCGGCGAGTTTGACGAGCCGGAAGAGCTGGCGGATGTGGGCGGTGTGATCCGTGAAATCGAAGCGGCGCGGCTGGACGAAGAGCGCAAACAAGCGATTCGGGCGGCGGATGATGCGCCAGCGACCAAGACCGCGGAAGAACCGCCGCCGCCTTGGATGCAGTGA
- a CDS encoding MaoC/PaaZ C-terminal domain-containing protein, whose amino-acid sequence MQWQTLDSTPFLLPLYGRAALKRKISGSTLPDGGLRCHVRVNPEHVAAYRRVCGFADSPVLPGTYPHILAFGLQMQLLTDKHFPFPLLGLIHLSNRIRIHRPLGGVNNLIVGVYAHNLQPHAKGATFDIVTTVEDALGLLWEADSRMLCRGVKLDGETQETPLSVCGTVSEVARWKAPADIGRQYARVSGDYNPIHLSALTAKLFGFPQAIAHGLWNTARTLAALNEHLPAANVEIQVEFKKPVRLPSEVILLSSAAGSSGELQLKGPGDIQHMLGKWRPIA is encoded by the coding sequence ATGCAGTGGCAGACATTGGACAGCACCCCGTTTCTGTTGCCGCTGTATGGGCGGGCGGCGCTCAAGCGCAAGATCAGCGGCAGCACCTTGCCTGATGGCGGATTACGCTGCCATGTACGCGTGAACCCTGAGCACGTCGCGGCCTATCGCAGGGTCTGCGGGTTTGCCGACAGCCCGGTGCTGCCGGGCACTTATCCGCATATCCTGGCGTTCGGTTTGCAGATGCAGTTGCTCACAGACAAACATTTCCCCTTTCCGCTGCTGGGGCTGATTCACCTGAGCAACCGTATCCGCATCCATCGGCCATTGGGCGGCGTGAATAACCTGATAGTTGGCGTATACGCGCACAATCTGCAGCCCCACGCCAAGGGGGCGACCTTTGACATTGTGACTACGGTGGAGGATGCGCTGGGACTGTTGTGGGAAGCCGACAGCCGTATGTTGTGTCGAGGCGTGAAACTGGACGGCGAAACGCAAGAGACGCCTTTATCTGTCTGCGGCACTGTCAGCGAAGTCGCGCGGTGGAAGGCGCCCGCGGATATCGGTCGGCAATATGCGCGGGTATCCGGCGACTACAACCCGATCCACCTGAGCGCGCTGACGGCCAAGCTGTTCGGCTTTCCCCAGGCGATTGCTCATGGGCTGTGGAATACCGCGCGAACATTGGCCGCGCTGAATGAACATTTGCCTGCCGCCAATGTAGAAATACAAGTCGAGTTCAAAAAACCGGTACGCCTGCCCAGTGAAGTGATATTGCTCAGCAGTGCCGCAGGCTCGAGCGGAGAGTTGCAGTTGAAAGGCCCCGGCGATATTCAACATATGCTCGGTAAGTGGCGACCCATCGCCTGA
- a CDS encoding 3-oxoacyl-ACP reductase codes for MSDRYIDFANSSLGHRLVAAIGLPSPVRLERWQAGRLRPVEGALLLGGGALAAKVQEFAHRLTDAIYTYGAESSTWIPGHGPKLKAVVFDASDLRHTDQLKQLREFFQPLLKNLDHSAHLVILGRAPESLSDPFAASAQRALEGFSRSLAKELRSGGVLQLLYVGDGAEDQLEGALRFFLSPKSAYISGQVIRLQACATPVEDWTRPLAGRKALVTGAARGIGASIAETLARDGAEVIVLDVPQAKADLEALAARLGARTVVLDICAEDAATQLIEHLPDGIDIVVHNAGITRDKTLANMTPEYWDAVLAVNLNAPQVLTKALLDSGTLHDNGRVVLLASISGIAGNRGQTNYAASKAGLIGLAQAWAPLLGERGISINAVAPGFIETQMTAHIPFALREAGRRMSSLGQGGLPQDVAEAVAWLGQPGSGAVSGQALRVCGQSLLGA; via the coding sequence ATGTCTGACCGTTATATCGACTTCGCCAACTCAAGCCTCGGCCATCGCCTGGTCGCCGCCATTGGCCTGCCGTCACCGGTACGCCTGGAACGCTGGCAGGCAGGACGCCTGCGCCCGGTAGAGGGTGCACTGCTGCTGGGCGGCGGCGCGCTGGCCGCCAAAGTGCAGGAGTTTGCGCACAGACTGACCGACGCGATTTACACCTACGGCGCCGAGTCGTCGACCTGGATTCCAGGCCACGGCCCCAAGCTCAAGGCCGTGGTATTTGACGCCAGCGACTTGCGGCACACCGACCAGCTCAAGCAACTGCGCGAATTCTTTCAGCCCTTGCTGAAAAATCTCGATCACAGCGCACACCTGGTGATTCTGGGACGCGCGCCGGAAAGCCTCAGCGACCCGTTTGCCGCCAGTGCCCAGCGTGCCCTGGAGGGTTTCAGCCGGTCACTGGCCAAGGAACTGCGCAGCGGCGGTGTGTTGCAACTGCTGTATGTGGGCGATGGTGCCGAGGATCAGTTGGAAGGTGCGTTGCGCTTCTTCCTGTCGCCGAAAAGTGCGTATATCTCCGGCCAAGTCATTCGCCTGCAAGCCTGCGCCACCCCGGTTGAAGACTGGACGCGGCCACTGGCCGGGCGCAAGGCGCTGGTCACCGGTGCTGCGCGTGGTATCGGCGCCTCCATTGCCGAAACCCTGGCGCGTGACGGCGCCGAAGTGATCGTGCTGGATGTGCCCCAGGCCAAGGCCGATCTCGAAGCCCTCGCCGCTCGATTAGGCGCGCGCACAGTGGTGCTGGATATCTGCGCCGAAGACGCGGCCACACAGTTGATCGAACACCTGCCGGACGGCATCGACATCGTGGTGCATAACGCCGGCATCACCCGTGATAAAACCCTGGCCAACATGACCCCGGAATACTGGGACGCGGTATTGGCGGTCAACCTCAACGCGCCACAAGTGCTGACCAAAGCCCTGCTCGACAGCGGCACCCTGCACGACAACGGCCGCGTGGTGCTGCTGGCGTCCATCAGCGGGATTGCCGGTAATCGCGGGCAAACCAACTACGCCGCGAGCAAGGCCGGGCTTATTGGCCTGGCCCAGGCGTGGGCGCCGCTGCTGGGCGAGCGTGGCATCAGCATCAATGCGGTCGCGCCGGGTTTTATCGAAACCCAGATGACCGCGCACATTCCTTTCGCCTTGCGTGAAGCCGGACGGCGCATGAGTTCTTTGGGCCAGGGTGGTTTGCCCCAGGACGTGGCCGAAGCCGTCGCCTGGCTCGGGCAGCCGGGTTCCGGGGCCGTCAGCGGCCAGGCGCTGCGCGTGTGTGGGCAAAGCTTGCTGGGAGCGTGA
- a CDS encoding response regulator: MNAAAAPLRQQILLVDDEEDALVELAESLENEGFVCFTATSVTFALQELTLHPDIALVITDLRMPEESGISLIKRLREHTSRSHLPVIVMSGHAEMDDVSDMLRLQVLDLFRKPIYLVRLIDTLNSLFPLQKSRP; encoded by the coding sequence ATGAATGCTGCAGCCGCACCTTTGCGTCAACAAATCCTGTTGGTGGACGACGAAGAAGATGCCCTCGTAGAACTGGCGGAGTCGCTGGAGAACGAGGGCTTCGTTTGTTTTACCGCTACCTCGGTCACGTTCGCTTTGCAGGAGCTGACCCTGCACCCCGACATTGCCCTGGTGATCACTGACCTGCGTATGCCTGAGGAAAGTGGCATCTCCCTGATCAAGCGCCTGCGCGAGCATACCAGTCGCTCGCATCTGCCGGTGATCGTGATGTCTGGCCATGCCGAGATGGATGATGTGAGCGACATGCTGCGCTTGCAGGTGTTGGATCTGTTTCGCAAGCCCATCTATCTGGTGCGCTTGATTGATACGCTTAACAGTCTCTTTCCGTTGCAGAAGTCTCGCCCGTAA